The genomic region AGAACACCATGGAGGCCTTCCGGATCGCCTGGGACGCCGGGGTGCCGTGGACCGAGACCGACACCCAGCCGAGCGTCGACGACGTGCCGGTGCTGATCCATGACGACGATGTGGATCGCACCACCGACGGCACCGGCACCGTGCGTGACTTCCGGGCACTGGATCTGCGCGCGCTGGACGCGGGGGCCTGGTTCGGTGCCGACTTCGCGGGTGCCAGAATTCCCGAGCTGCAGGAGTTCCTGCAGGCGATGCCGGCCGACCACCGGGTGTTCCTGGAGATCAAGGGACCGCACACGCCCGAGCAGCTCGTCGCCACCCTCGACGTGGTGCGCGCCGCCGGGGTGGACGACCGGGTGTTCGTGCAGTCGTTCGAGCGCGAGGCGCTGGCGGCGGTCCAGCAGATCCAGCCGGGCCGACCGCTCGGCCTGCTCACAGCCGAGTGGGACGAGGATCCCGTCGCCGCATGTCGCGCGCTGGGAGCAGTGAGCTATCACCCGCACCACCGGCTGCTGCTGGCCCGGCCAGATCCGTCCGCGGAGGTCGCCGCCCTGCACGCCGCGGGGATGACGGTCGCCGTCTGGACCGCGGACGAGCGCTCGGACTGGGACGCCCTCGCCGCCATCGGGGTCGACGCGATCATGTCGAACGAGCCGATGGCGCTGCTGGAATGGACCCGCGAACGGTGATCGAGCGACCGAGGACCGAGGGAGACGAGGTACCGCTCCATCCATGACCGGTCCCGTCGCGCCCGTCCCCGCTTGCTCCCTGTCCTGAGCGACGAAGGAGTCGAAGGGGACCACCTGAGATTCCCGCTGATCGTCGCTCGACCGCGATCAGGCCGGCAGGAACCGCGCCACGCACTCGACGTGGTGGGTCTGCGGAAAGCAGTCGAAGGCGCGCAGGGTGTCGAGTGAGTACCCGTGCTCGGCCAGGATCGCGGTGTCCCTGGCCAGTGCTGCCGGGTCGCAGGCTACGTAGACGATCGCCGCGGGGGCGCGGGTTGTCATCGCCGCGCAGACCACCCGGCCGGCCCCGGACCGCGGTGGATCCAGGACGATCACGTCCACCGTCCCACCCAGCGGGCCGTCAGCGTCCTCCAGCAGCTGCTCGACCCTGTCGGTGACACCGACGATCCGGGCGAGCCCGTCCAGGTTCTCGGTCGCCAGAGCCGTCGCCGGCGCATCGTTCTCCACCGTCACCACTGTCCCGCTCGGCCCCACCCGGTCGGCGAGCACGGCGCCGAACAGGCCAACTCCCCCGTACAGATCCCAGGCAACCCCACCGGGCGCCAGGAACCCGTCCACCGCGTCGTCGACGGCGCCGGCAAGGGTGTCGGCAGCAGCGGGGTGGACCTGCCAGAAACCGTCACCGCGCACCCGGAAGTCACGTCCCGCAGCGTGTTCGCTGATCGTCGGCACGTCGTCGTGCTTCCACAGCACCAGTGGAGCCGTGCCGGTCGCGACCAGGTTCACCTCCGGCAGCTTCACCCCGCCGCGGTCGCGACCGCGGGTGGCCCCCTGGGCGCGCTCGAGCGCCACCTCCGGTGGAACCCCCAGTGCCGCAGCAGTTTCCGAGAG from Nakamurella sp. A5-74 harbors:
- a CDS encoding TRAM domain-containing protein → MPPDPEHPRVGDEILLEIGPVAHGGHCVARWAGRVVFVRHALPGEQALVRLTDTRHDGFLRADAIRIDRADEARITPRCFHFGPGGCGGCDFQHATLQRQRELKAAVVAEQLRRLAGMDVPVTVEELPGTGDGFGWRTRVRWGLDAAGRIGPRATRSHDVVAVSSAAPCEIAAPGLSETAAALGVPPEVALERAQGATRGRDRGGVKLPEVNLVATGTAPLVLWKHDDVPTISEHAAGRDFRVRGDGFWQVHPAAADTLAGAVDDAVDGFLAPGGVAWDLYGGVGLFGAVLADRVGPSGTVVTVENDAPATALATENLDGLARIVGVTDRVEQLLEDADGPLGGTVDVIVLDPPRSGAGRVVCAAMTTRAPAAIVYVACDPAALARDTAILAEHGYSLDTLRAFDCFPQTHHVECVARFLPA
- a CDS encoding glycerophosphodiester phosphodiesterase family protein gives rise to the protein MTASPLPRATSRPAAASHRGASRAAPENTMEAFRIAWDAGVPWTETDTQPSVDDVPVLIHDDDVDRTTDGTGTVRDFRALDLRALDAGAWFGADFAGARIPELQEFLQAMPADHRVFLEIKGPHTPEQLVATLDVVRAAGVDDRVFVQSFEREALAAVQQIQPGRPLGLLTAEWDEDPVAACRALGAVSYHPHHRLLLARPDPSAEVAALHAAGMTVAVWTADERSDWDALAAIGVDAIMSNEPMALLEWTRER